The following is a genomic window from Oncorhynchus masou masou isolate Uvic2021 unplaced genomic scaffold, UVic_Omas_1.1 unplaced_scaffold_1846, whole genome shotgun sequence.
GAAAACACAATGCTGTGTTTCCTACAGCTGTGTTattgttagtctgtagctgtggagaACAATGGAGAAACAGAAGacgttctctctgttctctctctgttttctctgttccctctctgttctctctctgttctctctgttctctctgttctctctctgttctctctgttctctctctgttctctctctgctctctctcggctctctctgttctctctgttctctctctgtttctctctctgctctctctgctctctctgttctctctgttctctctctgttctctctctgctctctctgttctctctctgttctctctctgttttctctgttccctctctgttctctctgttctctctgttctctctctgttctctctgttctctctctgttctctctctgttttctctgttccctatctgttctctctctgttctctctgttctctctgttctctctctgttctctctctgttctctctgttctctctgttctctctctgttctctctgttctctctctgttctctctctgtgttctctgttccctcgctgttctctctctgttctctctctgttctctctctgctctctctgttccctctgttctctctctgttctctctctgctctctctgttctctctctgttttctctgttccctctctgttctctctcagtttcctctgttccctctctgttctctctctgttctctctctgctctctctgttctctctctgttctctctctgttttctctgttccctctctgttctctctctgttctctctctgttctctctgttctctctctgttctctctctgctctctctgttccctctgttctctctctgttctctctctgctctctctgttctctctctgttttctctgttcctctctgttctctctctgttctctctgttctctctgttctctcagttctctctctgttctctctgaccTTCTGTCTATTCCATCAGTCTTGTATGAAAGCTAAAACATATCTCTATCATCCCTGAGGAGATCAGGTCACCTCAAACACCTCGCGTGTGTTGTAACAACCCATAAGTCACAGCGAGCGACTGACTGGGCGGGTACGGGCAGGTACGGACAGGTACGGGCGTGTACGGCGGACCTCTCCAAACTCTCCAGAGATCAATTAAGACGCAATGACACCTTCGTTTTACAACGACCACTTCTCTGTGTCCTCTCGACATTGTGAAAAGCAACAAATTACCCATCACCCActtcaccctcctcttctcctcctcttgtgGTGGTGTGGGtagcagagcagagagaaaagCCCGGAGCACTGCAGTTTTGTAATTCAGTCAAATAAAGCACTCCTCCTGTCAGCTGTCAGACAGGGAGCTTACCGGCAGGGTCAGGGGGCACGCTGCTGCTTTCATGAGAGCAGTAATCGATTAGCCGTCAATGCGCCGCCGCTGCGCTCAAGTGGGAAGAGTGATGGAGGGCCACCTGGGTCCCATCTCAATAATTGCTTGCctcctccgtgtgtgtgtgtgtgtgtgtctgtgtgtgtgtgtgtgtgggggggggtgtaatgaaaatgataaataaataataaagaaaaGCCCAGACCCCCCCCTCCCGCCTGCTACCAGAGCGCGGCTCTGCAGGTGCATGTATTGCCGAATGGTATCGATTAGCCGGTACGGGTGAAATAATTTAGTCTGAATTAATTGTGTGACCCCGGAGAGCTTGAGCTCAACGTCTCTGACTCTCTGGCCTGGTCCTCATTTCGTCCCTGGTCTCCCTGTAAGCCAGGACacggacagacaggcacagacagggcacagacaggacacagacaggacacagacagggcacagacaggacacagacaggacacagcaaGTCAGCCTGGGGGTCAAACGGAAACACTTGAACCTGAACCTTGTGCTGCACACAGCTCTGCTCTGCTTTTGGTCACTTTGTTCCAGATGTCTCAGTCTGTAGTACCGTACCAATGCTTTCCACTGAATCCTGTGTGCCGAGTCCATATTACACTGTAGACTGTACGTACAGCAAGGTCAACTATACTCTCCATATCTGCTTCGTTTCGACTCACTCTCTTTGTTTTCTATGTGTACTGAGGATTAGTATAAGAAGATAAACCCCAATTCAAACAATGATACAGTTCAAAGAGCCCCATAACACACGTCtgtctgggctctgggctctgggctctgggctctggactctggactctggactctgggctctgggctctgggctctgggctctggactctggactctgggaTCTGTGCTCTGGGCTCTggactctgggctctgggctctggactctggactctgggatctgggctctggactctggactctgggaTCTggactctgggctctgggctctggactctgggctctgggctctggactctggactctgggctctgggctctgggctctggactctggactctgggatctgggctctgggctctggactctggactctgggctctggactctggactctggactctggactctgggatctgggctctggactctgggatctgggctctggactctggactctgggctctgggctctgggctctggactctgggctctgggctctggactCTGGGCTCTGGGatctggactctggactctgaactctggactctggactctgaaCTCTGGACTCTGGGatctggactctggactctggactctgagctctggactctggactctgagctctgggctctggactctgggctctgggctctggactctgagctctggactctggactctgggctctggactctggactctggactctgagCTCTGGGCTCTGAGCTCTGGGCTCTGGACTCTGGGATCTGGgctctggactctggactctgagCTCTGGACTCTGGGatctggactctggactctgaactctggactctggactctgaaCTCTGGACTCTGGGATCTGGgctctggactctggactctgggctctggactctggactctggactctggggCAGGAAACGGCTACATTTCCCCTGCTGAAATGAGCTCGGTCCCTCAGCAATAATATGAGGAAGTTGATGTGAACCTAACAACAcacatctctctatccatctctgtctgtctagacTGTTTCCATCTGGTCTGGGATAGACTGGGCTGTTCTGGTCTGGGATAGACTGGGTTGTTCTGGTCTGGGATAGACTGGGCTGTTCTGGTCTGGGATAGACTGGATTGTTCTGGTCTGGGATAGACTGGGTTGTTCTGGTCTGGGATAGACTGGGCTGTTCTGGTCTGGGATAGACTGGGTTGTTCTGGTCTGGGATAGACTGGGCTGTTCTGGTCTGGGATAGACTGGGTTGTTCTGGTCTGGGATAGACTGGGCTGTTTTGGTCTGGGATAGACTGGGCTGTTCGGGTCTGGGATAGACTGGGTTGTTCTGGTCTGGGATAGACTGGGCTGTTTTGGTCTGGGATAGACTGGGCTGTTTTGGTCTGGGATAGACTGGGCTGTTCGGGTCTGGGATAGACTGGGCTGTTTTGGTCTGGGATAGACTGGGCTGTTCTGGTCTGGGATAGACTGGATTGTTCTGGTCTGGGATAGACTGGGTTGTTCTGGTCTGGGATAGACTGGGCTGTTCTGGTCTGGGATAGACTGGGTTGTTCTGGCCTGGGATAGACTGGGTTGTTCTGGTCTAGGCTTTggaactggtctggtctgggatAGACTGGGCTGTTCTGGTCTGGGATAGACTGGGTTGTTCTGGTCTAGGCTTTGGAACTGGTCTGGTCTCACATGAGTGGAAGGCTGAAGAGGATTTtccccagtgctgctgttttgttAGTGTGTCCATCCCATCATTATCTCCAGGAAGCTGAAGCCCCCGGGACCAGCGGACTGGGAGGTGGGGTATCTCTGAGGCTGGCCCCCTCGTTATCTGCTAGCTTGGTGTCTGCTGTTTTAATGCACTGTGAGCCTCGCTGGTGCCTTCTCCCTCTGGGAGGAGGGATTTATTTCAGTTCAATTGGGAATCATTGCATTTTGACCCCTGACCCCTTATCTGATATTGATGTATGCGTGATTAGTGAAGGAGGTAGGGACTATTAACcaacccttccctctctccaaacacacaccctctccccaaaaacacacacacacacactctctctctccaaacacacacacaaacactctctccccaaacacacacacacactctccaccaaacacaaacacactttctccacaccaAACACAAACCtctctccatacacacacacactctctccataccaaacacaaacacactctctctctctccataccaaacacacacactctctccataCCAAACCTCTCTCCATACCAAACCTCTCTCcataccacacaaacacacactctctctttccctctctccatagtCTGCCCCTGCCCTGTGCCCACAGTCACACTGCCCAAACAGTCCTGTCCACAATCTGCCCTGTCCACAGTCTGCCCCTGTCCACAGTCTGCCCTGTCCACAGTCTGCCCTGTCCACAGTCTGCCCTGTCCACAGTCTGCCCTGGCCACAATCTGCCCTGGCCACAGTCTGCCCTGCCCACAGTCTGCCCCTGGCCACAGTCTGCCCTGTCCACAGTCTGCCCTGTCCACAGTCTGCCCTGTCCACAGTCTGCCCTGTCCACAGTCTGCCCTGTCCACAATCTGCCCTGTCCACAATCTGCCCTGGCCACAGTCTGCCCTGCCCACAGTCTGCCCTGCCCACAGTCTGCCCTGTCCACAGTCTGCCCTGCCCACAGTCTGCCCCTGCCCACAATCTGCCCTGCCCACAGTCTGCCCTGCCCACAGTCTGCCCTGCCCACAGTCTGCCCTGTCCACAGTCTGCCCTGCCCACAATCTGCCTGCCCACAGTCTGCCCTGCCCACAGTCTGCCCTGCCCACAGTCTGCCCTGCCCACagtctgccctgccctgtccacAGTCTGCCCTGTCCACAATCTGCCCTGTCCACAATCTGCCCTGGCCACAGTCTGTCCCTGTCCACAGTCTGCCCTGTCCACAGTCTCTGCCCTGCCCACAGTCTGCCCTGCCCACAGTCTGCCCTGCCCACAGTCTGCCCTGCCCACAGTCTGCCCTGTCCACAGTCTGCCCTGCCCACAGTCTGCCCTGCCCACAGTCTGCCTTGGCCACAATCTGCCTGTCCACAGTTTGGCCTGTCCACAGTCTGCCCCTGGTCACAGTCTACCCTGCCCACAGTCTACCCTGCCCACAGTCTGCCCCTGGCCACAGACTGCCCTGTCCACAGTCTGCCCTGCCCCCACagtctgtctgccctgtctgccACAGTTATCAC
Proteins encoded in this region:
- the LOC135538939 gene encoding uncharacterized protein LOC135538939, giving the protein SRVQSPEPRVQSPEPRSQSPEFRVQSPEFRVQSPDPRVQSSESRVQSPDPRVQSPELRAQSSESRVQSPEPRVQSPELRVQSPEPRVQSPELRVQSPELRVQSPESRSQSPEFRVQSPEFRVQSPDPRAQSPEPRAQSPEPRAQSPESRSPEPRAQSPESRAQSPESRAQSPESRSQSPESRAQIPESRVQSPEPRVQSPEHRSQSPESRAQSPEPRAQSPESRVQSPEPRAQSPDRLHFYGWAKGQGPRTKGQGPRTKGQGPRAKGQGPRAKGQGSRAKP